In Nostoc sp. GT001, a genomic segment contains:
- a CDS encoding Npun_R2821/Npun_R2822 family protein has protein sequence MNGICTLGNDYVFDQLVALLNSIDIILGPETPVCIYPFDDRTQRIADEIAKRPNVFLYDDQESIDRWDQFMLAAAPERLNRSKSRLYGAHRRFCAFDGPFEKFIYLDADTLVMKSLAGVFEKLDSYDFVVYDFQFTDVSKIYNVNSPKLLKVFEQKRIDSEIFCSGFYGAKKGLFDSEKRDWLISHLQNGESEILYGGAGEQPLINYMVMRSNLSIYNFACQLPDNQKTGCSASSKHFEEREHILYDRGNQLTYLHYIGIPPNINQAVCAGENIQFPYRDLFLYYRYLHEPEKRPVFTNPPKNYNDAPAPNLLTRALQKLKLINQG, from the coding sequence ATGAATGGTATTTGTACCCTTGGCAATGATTATGTTTTCGATCAACTGGTGGCTTTGCTCAACAGTATTGATATTATCTTAGGTCCAGAAACTCCTGTTTGTATCTATCCTTTTGACGACCGCACACAACGGATTGCTGACGAAATAGCTAAACGCCCAAATGTATTTCTTTACGATGACCAAGAATCAATCGACCGCTGGGATCAATTTATGTTGGCAGCAGCACCAGAACGATTGAATCGGAGTAAATCTCGTCTTTATGGCGCTCACCGTCGTTTTTGCGCTTTTGATGGGCCATTCGAGAAGTTTATCTATTTAGATGCAGACACTTTGGTAATGAAGTCACTTGCAGGAGTGTTTGAAAAGCTAGATAGTTATGATTTTGTGGTCTACGATTTTCAATTTACAGACGTTAGTAAAATATATAATGTTAATTCTCCCAAATTACTAAAAGTTTTTGAGCAAAAACGCATTGATTCCGAAATATTTTGCTCAGGCTTTTATGGCGCAAAAAAAGGGCTATTTGACTCAGAAAAAAGAGATTGGTTAATATCACATTTACAAAATGGCGAGTCAGAAATTTTGTATGGCGGTGCTGGCGAACAACCATTAATCAACTATATGGTAATGAGGTCTAATCTTTCTATTTATAACTTTGCTTGCCAACTGCCAGATAATCAAAAAACAGGATGTTCTGCTAGTTCTAAACACTTCGAGGAACGAGAACATATTCTTTACGATCGCGGTAATCAACTAACTTATCTCCATTACATTGGGATTCCTCCTAATATCAATCAAGCAGTCTGTGCGGGAGAAAATATTCAGTTTCCCTATCGAGATTTATTTCTCTATTATCGTTACTTACACGAACCAGAAAAGCGTCCAGTATTTACCAATCCTCCTAAAAATTATAATGACGCTCCAGCACCAAATTTGCTTACCAGAGCTTTGCAAAAACTTAAGTTAATTAACCAAGGATAA
- a CDS encoding glycosyltransferase family 10, which yields MTIKTVGMISSYSGLAKNKDWLWQQTPHYFGVWKNMQMLKMAQKPDFMLLYQFDFPQASPQKSWLDSFRKQQQKPVVNVESLLRGVNKERIIYLLREPPLDEVVKITNHNYQEAQKYCGYVSGPDDFAPIPDYMPAIWYHSNSFQDLNEMPPPPKVAPCSWITSGISRTANHRQRLDFLQSLQSSGMKFDLYGRNLPEWANSSGELGNKWYGMAPYYYNLAIENYADNNWYVSEKLWDSLLAWCLPIYYGGPAADKLLPPGSFLRLPSLDEKGIAYIQEVTATPDAWYAAKDAIAEARQIILHKLNLLNWLSNFVDQHS from the coding sequence ATGACTATTAAAACTGTTGGCATGATTAGCAGCTATTCAGGTCTTGCTAAAAATAAAGATTGGTTATGGCAACAAACTCCGCACTACTTTGGTGTTTGGAAGAATATGCAAATGTTGAAAATGGCACAAAAGCCAGATTTTATGTTGCTATATCAATTTGATTTTCCCCAAGCATCGCCGCAAAAGTCTTGGTTAGATAGTTTTCGCAAACAGCAGCAAAAACCAGTAGTAAATGTTGAATCTCTACTGCGTGGTGTCAACAAAGAGCGAATTATTTATTTGCTCAGAGAACCGCCTTTAGATGAGGTTGTAAAAATAACTAATCATAATTATCAAGAAGCCCAGAAGTATTGCGGCTACGTTTCTGGGCCTGATGATTTTGCTCCCATTCCTGACTATATGCCTGCTATTTGGTATCACTCAAATTCATTTCAAGATTTAAATGAAATGCCACCGCCCCCAAAAGTTGCCCCTTGTAGTTGGATTACTTCGGGAATTAGCCGCACGGCCAACCATCGCCAGCGTTTAGATTTTTTACAATCTTTGCAATCTAGTGGCATGAAATTTGATTTGTATGGGCGTAACTTACCAGAATGGGCGAACAGTTCAGGAGAACTAGGTAACAAATGGTATGGCATGGCACCATACTATTACAATTTGGCAATTGAAAACTATGCTGATAATAATTGGTATGTGAGTGAGAAACTTTGGGATAGTTTACTTGCTTGGTGTTTACCAATTTACTATGGTGGCCCGGCTGCTGATAAATTATTGCCACCGGGTAGTTTTTTGCGGTTGCCCAGTTTAGATGAAAAAGGCATTGCCTACATCCAAGAAGTGACAGCTACACCTGATGCTTGGTATGCTGCCAAAGATGCGATCGCAGAAGCACGTCAAATCATTTTACACAAATTAAACTTGCTGAACTGGTTATCAAACTTTGTCGATCAACACTCATAA
- a CDS encoding glycosyltransferase family 4 protein translates to MRKFSKISLLVSDLSSAAILRAYLIAKALNQLGYEVEIMGFLFGKNFYLNLPSEFNVYNLPGKDFPEFFGEIQKFLPKINGDIIYAVKPQIASFGVGLLRKIFTRKPLILDIDDWELSWHGGDNWHYHPTPKELARDLLKPQGALKNPHHTLYVKWMEGLVSHADAVTVHTKFLQQRFGGTFVPNGKDVSLFDPAQYDAESSRDRYGLSEYRILMFPGAPRPYKGLEDVLIALDKLNQPDLRLVIVGGSPYDDYDKQLQQKWGRWIIKLPKYPADVMPDLVAAAHIVVVPQRDTPETRAQFPLKLTDGMAMAKPVLSTRVGDIPQLLGDTGYLVEPGCPEQIAEQIQLIFQNLESASQKGIKARERCVEHYSIEAMASTLKSVIAQL, encoded by the coding sequence GTGAGAAAATTTTCTAAAATATCCTTGTTGGTTTCAGATTTATCAAGTGCAGCGATTCTGCGTGCATACTTGATAGCAAAAGCTCTCAATCAGTTAGGATATGAAGTTGAAATTATGGGTTTTTTATTTGGAAAGAACTTCTATTTAAATTTACCATCCGAATTCAACGTTTATAACTTACCAGGCAAAGATTTTCCAGAGTTTTTTGGAGAAATTCAAAAGTTTTTACCAAAAATCAATGGCGATATAATTTATGCTGTCAAACCCCAAATAGCAAGTTTTGGAGTTGGACTATTAAGGAAAATATTCACTAGAAAGCCATTAATTTTAGACATAGATGATTGGGAACTCAGCTGGCATGGCGGTGATAACTGGCATTATCATCCTACACCCAAAGAATTAGCTAGGGACTTATTGAAACCACAGGGCGCACTCAAAAATCCTCATCATACTTTATATGTGAAATGGATGGAAGGTTTGGTAAGTCACGCTGATGCTGTGACAGTGCATACTAAATTTTTGCAGCAGCGTTTTGGTGGTACATTTGTTCCGAATGGCAAAGATGTTTCTTTATTCGATCCCGCTCAATATGATGCTGAATCCAGTAGGGATCGTTATGGTTTATCTGAATATCGGATTTTAATGTTTCCCGGTGCGCCAAGACCTTATAAAGGTTTAGAAGATGTTCTCATCGCGCTCGATAAACTTAATCAACCAGACTTGAGACTAGTAATTGTAGGTGGTAGTCCTTATGATGATTATGATAAACAACTTCAACAAAAGTGGGGACGTTGGATTATCAAATTACCTAAGTATCCAGCCGACGTTATGCCTGACTTGGTAGCAGCTGCTCACATTGTAGTTGTTCCCCAGCGAGATACTCCAGAAACTCGCGCTCAATTTCCCTTGAAGTTGACAGATGGGATGGCAATGGCTAAACCTGTATTATCAACGCGTGTTGGAGATATTCCCCAACTTTTAGGTGATACTGGTTATTTAGTCGAGCCTGGTTGTCCTGAGCAAATTGCTGAACAAATTCAATTGATTTTTCAGAATTTAGAGTCAGCAAGCCAGAAAGGTATCAAGGCAAGAGAAAGATGTGTCGAACACTATAGCATAGAGGCTATGGCTTCTACGCTCAAGTCAGTAATTGCTCAGTTGTGA
- the gloB gene encoding hydroxyacylglutathione hydrolase, with translation MQVIRLEALSDNYIFLLVDRQQEIAAVVDPAEAEPVLKQLAQLKVELVAIFNTHHHNDHVGGNQQLIEHFPQLTVYGGVEDRGRIPGQQVFLQQGDRVQFADRTGEVIFVPGHTRAHIAYYFPPEKSGETGDLFCGDTLFSGGCGRLFEGTPTQMVDSLSKLRSLPDDTRIWCAHEYTLGNLQFALTVDGDNADLQRRFNEVKTYRSRGEATIPSLLGMEKRTNPFLRWDQPSLQSTVKGSDGVQTFARIREMKNNF, from the coding sequence ATGCAAGTAATCAGGCTTGAGGCACTCTCAGATAACTACATATTTTTGCTGGTGGATCGCCAGCAAGAAATTGCTGCTGTTGTCGATCCAGCAGAGGCTGAACCAGTACTAAAGCAACTTGCACAGTTAAAAGTTGAGTTGGTGGCAATTTTCAACACACACCACCACAATGACCATGTAGGTGGCAATCAGCAATTAATAGAACACTTCCCGCAACTAACAGTCTACGGTGGCGTCGAAGATCGCGGGCGAATTCCCGGACAGCAGGTGTTTTTGCAACAAGGCGATCGCGTCCAGTTTGCAGATCGCACAGGTGAAGTTATTTTTGTTCCCGGACATACCCGCGCTCACATCGCTTACTACTTTCCCCCCGAAAAATCTGGTGAGACAGGCGATTTATTTTGCGGTGATACCTTATTTTCTGGCGGTTGCGGTCGCTTATTTGAAGGAACACCAACCCAAATGGTAGATTCTTTAAGCAAATTACGCTCTTTACCAGATGATACGCGGATTTGGTGTGCCCACGAATACACTTTAGGAAATCTGCAATTTGCCCTAACTGTGGATGGCGACAATGCCGACTTACAAAGACGTTTCAACGAAGTGAAAACTTACCGTAGTCGAGGAGAAGCTACCATACCCTCGCTGCTGGGAATGGAAAAGCGAACTAATCCCTTTTTACGTTGGGATCAGCCATCATTACAATCAACCGTTAAAGGTAGTGATGGAGTGCAAACCTTTGCGCGAATACGAGAAATGAAAAATAACTTTTAG
- a CDS encoding glycosyltransferase: MINSSKKNQYIFYTGELSLKPDTAHEIHDVLCANAAANLGYSSVLIYQDKKNSSVNLLSLIYPYQPKKPGREFIEFYDVQEKLKVAALPMPWPIDQIGGKFTNSSTVVTKYYLPIHILPHTKVVHTRDWNFVKAAVKNKVPTIYERHYFQDRKFEQDIIHSPYFKIAITQSEPIRQSLIENGMPPEKVVWLHNGFNQSFSIRQPQEAERWRQELLINGRKHLVVYSGALYPFKGVDLLIDSAKELPEIQFVITGGTEAQVQAYQQIARDKNVENVKFLGWILPRERLVSLFQAADILVHPHCAGKSADFTNPVKFFQYMAAGTPIVVTEIPPLMEFKTSPLIASWCTPDNPHKLAQSIQHTLETYPRKIEGYAASIDFAQQFSWENRITKILSYIEEDQRPPILG, from the coding sequence ATGATAAATTCTTCAAAGAAAAATCAATATATTTTTTACACCGGAGAGCTATCATTAAAGCCGGACACAGCACACGAAATTCATGATGTTCTTTGTGCCAACGCAGCAGCTAACTTAGGCTACTCCTCAGTTTTAATTTATCAAGATAAAAAAAATTCTTCTGTTAATCTATTATCGTTAATTTATCCTTATCAACCCAAAAAACCTGGAAGAGAATTTATTGAATTTTACGATGTTCAAGAAAAGCTCAAAGTTGCAGCATTGCCAATGCCTTGGCCTATCGATCAAATAGGTGGTAAATTTACCAATTCTAGTACAGTAGTAACGAAATATTATTTACCAATTCATATTCTACCTCATACTAAAGTTGTCCATACACGAGATTGGAACTTTGTGAAAGCCGCAGTCAAAAATAAAGTTCCTACAATCTATGAACGTCACTACTTTCAAGACCGAAAATTTGAACAAGATATCATCCACAGTCCCTATTTTAAAATAGCCATAACTCAGTCAGAACCCATCCGGCAAAGCCTAATAGAAAATGGAATGCCACCGGAAAAAGTAGTTTGGCTACATAACGGATTCAATCAATCATTTTCAATCAGACAGCCCCAAGAAGCCGAAAGGTGGCGGCAAGAATTACTTATAAATGGACGGAAGCATTTAGTTGTCTATTCAGGCGCTTTGTATCCTTTCAAAGGAGTCGATCTCTTAATTGATTCTGCTAAAGAATTGCCAGAAATTCAGTTTGTAATCACAGGAGGAACAGAAGCACAAGTACAAGCATATCAACAAATAGCCAGAGATAAAAATGTCGAAAACGTTAAATTTTTAGGCTGGATACTTCCACGAGAACGATTAGTCAGCTTGTTTCAAGCAGCTGATATTTTGGTTCATCCTCACTGCGCTGGAAAATCAGCAGATTTCACGAATCCAGTTAAGTTTTTTCAGTATATGGCTGCTGGCACTCCTATAGTTGTAACTGAGATTCCACCTTTAATGGAATTCAAAACATCACCTTTGATTGCCAGTTGGTGTACACCAGATAACCCGCATAAACTTGCCCAATCTATTCAACATACTTTAGAAACTTATCCCAGAAAAATAGAGGGTTATGCAGCTAGTATAGATTTTGCCCAGCAATTTTCTTGGGAGAATAGAATTACCAAAATATTAAGCTACATAGAAGAAGATCAACGTCCACCAATTTTAGGATAA
- a CDS encoding glycosyltransferase — protein sequence MKNWLFGRWQETKGVQVLVEAVHSLPNDVPVELILHATHPGKYGAANREKVMAIARCDRRIRIAEPLSREAVPEALAGFDILAIPSQWLETGPIVALEAQAMGIPVLGSNLGGIAELVRHGIDGWLVPAKDVQAWAQAIATLAKDADLLAKLRQGIQPVRTMDTVASEMLALYHEILKIPQKNFVS from the coding sequence ATTAAAAATTGGCTTTTTGGGCGCTGGCAAGAAACTAAAGGGGTACAAGTTTTAGTAGAAGCCGTACATAGTCTACCGAATGATGTACCTGTAGAGTTAATTCTTCATGCTACTCATCCGGGAAAATACGGTGCTGCCAATCGTGAAAAAGTTATGGCGATCGCGAGATGCGATCGCCGGATTCGGATTGCTGAACCACTTTCACGCGAAGCAGTACCAGAGGCATTAGCAGGTTTCGATATACTAGCAATACCGTCGCAGTGGTTAGAAACTGGCCCCATAGTTGCTTTAGAAGCACAAGCTATGGGCATTCCCGTACTAGGTTCAAATTTAGGAGGAATTGCTGAGTTAGTCCGCCACGGCATCGATGGTTGGTTAGTTCCAGCCAAAGATGTCCAAGCATGGGCACAAGCGATCGCAACTTTAGCCAAAGACGCCGATTTACTAGCTAAATTACGTCAAGGTATCCAACCAGTACGTACAATGGATACTGTTGCCTCAGAGATGTTGGCACTTTACCATGAAATCTTAAAAATTCCTCAGAAAAATTTTGTATCTTGA
- a CDS encoding Npun_R2821/Npun_R2822 family protein: MSRGIYIVANDRVIDNAIALLNSIRYYDPEVTIYLIPFNDNYHKVAEQLATLHNVQVFPDLELIDTFTKRIGEIFDRDFLALPNKMRKLVAWFGPLDEFIYIDTDIVVFEKIADNLDKLAEVDFFCCDYHHANEKLRNIFSPFVKEQQIFSDAQLQDVFNSGFWASRKGAITEQQMDEALRECAAHREYFDFSEGVTDQPILNYLVLKLISKRGNLVKIPGGGPGSWAGSQNFQQQDYALYDRGQRLKYLHWAGTRMKTGSPYWQVWEHYRYLHEGKFAFIPKLTRRLFPFVSART, from the coding sequence ATGAGTAGGGGCATTTATATAGTTGCCAATGACCGCGTTATCGATAATGCTATTGCTCTACTCAATAGCATTCGTTACTATGACCCAGAAGTTACTATTTATCTCATACCTTTTAATGACAATTATCACAAGGTAGCAGAACAGCTTGCTACCTTACACAACGTCCAAGTTTTCCCAGATTTAGAACTTATTGATACCTTTACCAAACGCATCGGAGAAATTTTTGACCGAGATTTCCTCGCCTTACCCAACAAAATGCGAAAACTGGTGGCGTGGTTTGGGCCTTTAGATGAATTTATTTATATTGATACGGATATTGTCGTTTTTGAAAAAATTGCCGACAATTTGGACAAACTTGCAGAAGTCGATTTCTTCTGCTGTGATTACCATCATGCTAATGAAAAGCTGCGAAATATTTTTTCCCCATTTGTGAAAGAACAGCAAATTTTTTCCGATGCCCAACTTCAAGATGTTTTCAACAGTGGTTTTTGGGCTTCGAGAAAAGGAGCTATTACCGAACAACAAATGGATGAAGCTTTACGCGAGTGTGCAGCACATCGTGAATATTTCGATTTTTCTGAAGGGGTTACAGACCAACCCATTTTAAATTATCTTGTTCTCAAACTAATTTCTAAACGTGGAAATCTCGTCAAAATTCCTGGGGGAGGGCCTGGTAGTTGGGCAGGATCGCAAAATTTCCAACAGCAAGATTACGCCCTCTATGACCGAGGACAACGACTCAAATATCTCCACTGGGCTGGTACGCGGATGAAAACTGGTAGTCCCTATTGGCAAGTGTGGGAACACTATCGCTATCTTCATGAGGGTAAATTTGCCTTCATCCCCAAACTGACTCGCCGTTTATTTCCCTTTGTTTCTGCGCGTACTTAA
- a CDS encoding ATP-binding cassette domain-containing protein: MSTRKLILRFAKPYPGLIVLTMLLGFSGALFNGVGVTLIVPVILRIVGQPVDLTGFPPILKAVMFPFDNLPENYRNLGMAGTIIFIILLKNLSSYFSILTSSVFTRKLNADIREASLELLLDIDIDYYSKTKVGDIINRLGSETARTSSAIGSIINLIILIITILVFVGLLLAISWQLTIAATILLGFITLINQYTISRAKKFGQQLSEMSTSYSISVLETLNGIRLVKSTANEDREYQKITKLIRDREKADFQSQVNSQAIRPISEVMGVVALLLIVFLSKAFFANQVSFLSTVLLTYLLVLLRLLPLVSQLNSLRSSFANSSTSVEIVSEFLSRDRKPFMKNGNILYKELKEGIRFNSLTFAYPSHEKLVLKDVNLFLPRATTLALVGGSGAGKSTLADLLPRFYDPTSGSISIDGTDLRDFDIKSLRTHMGIVSQDTFLFNDSVRNNIAYGRPEATEDEIISAAKRANAYEFIDKLPQGLDSQIGDRGVMLSGGQRQRLAIARALLQNPEILILDEATSALDTVSERLVQAALDDLSRDRTTLVIAHRLSTVQKADQIAVLDQGQVVEVGTHEALLQKGGYYSRLYSMQFADQTEVSTKTNPSFNRISHELRTRLNSMIGFLGLLVDDLVDNSQERQELIDQSYNSALRVLNAIDLFSDVVNLKINWQLSSDIDQNQDEHNQYQNFSHISDEFRTRLYPLISSLHLLVDKLESEPQKQNLLIAESYQSAIYLLDILKVFENKI; the protein is encoded by the coding sequence ATGTCTACCAGAAAACTAATACTAAGATTCGCCAAACCCTATCCAGGTTTAATTGTCCTAACAATGCTGTTGGGATTTTCTGGTGCTTTATTTAATGGTGTCGGTGTGACTTTGATTGTGCCAGTAATTTTGAGAATTGTTGGACAACCAGTAGATTTAACTGGTTTTCCTCCGATTCTGAAAGCTGTGATGTTCCCATTTGATAATCTTCCCGAAAATTATCGGAATTTGGGAATGGCTGGAACAATTATATTTATAATTTTATTAAAAAATTTATCTAGTTATTTTAGTATTTTAACATCGAGTGTTTTCACTCGGAAATTAAATGCGGATATTCGGGAAGCTAGCTTAGAGTTATTGCTAGATATTGATATAGACTATTATTCAAAAACGAAAGTAGGCGATATTATTAATCGCCTTGGTTCGGAAACTGCCCGCACGTCTAGCGCTATCGGGAGTATTATCAATTTAATTATTTTAATAATTACAATTTTAGTTTTCGTTGGTTTATTATTAGCAATTTCTTGGCAGCTAACAATCGCAGCAACAATTCTGTTGGGTTTTATAACATTAATCAATCAATACACAATTAGTAGAGCGAAAAAATTTGGTCAACAACTATCAGAAATGTCTACATCTTATTCCATCAGTGTTTTAGAAACATTGAATGGAATTCGTCTGGTAAAGTCAACTGCCAATGAAGACAGAGAATATCAAAAGATTACCAAATTAATCCGCGATCGCGAAAAAGCAGATTTTCAATCTCAGGTAAACTCCCAAGCGATCAGGCCGATAAGTGAGGTAATGGGAGTAGTAGCCTTACTTCTAATTGTATTCTTGAGTAAAGCTTTCTTTGCCAACCAGGTTTCTTTCCTTTCAACGGTACTACTGACATATTTATTAGTATTACTGCGACTGCTGCCTTTGGTATCTCAGTTAAATAGTCTTCGTAGTAGCTTTGCCAATAGTTCTACTAGCGTAGAAATAGTGAGTGAGTTTTTAAGTCGCGATCGCAAGCCGTTTATGAAAAACGGTAATATTCTATACAAAGAATTAAAAGAAGGAATACGTTTTAATTCACTTACCTTTGCCTACCCTAGTCATGAAAAGTTAGTACTCAAAGATGTAAATTTATTTTTACCCCGTGCTACAACTCTCGCTTTGGTAGGCGGTTCTGGTGCTGGTAAATCCACCTTGGCTGACCTCTTACCGAGATTTTACGATCCGACATCTGGCAGTATCTCTATCGATGGCACAGACCTGCGTGATTTTGATATCAAATCTCTCAGAACACACATGGGAATTGTCAGTCAAGATACATTTCTCTTTAATGACTCGGTGCGAAATAACATTGCTTATGGAAGACCTGAAGCTACAGAAGATGAAATTATCTCAGCAGCCAAACGAGCAAATGCTTATGAATTTATTGATAAATTACCTCAAGGATTAGACAGCCAAATTGGCGATCGCGGCGTCATGTTGTCTGGTGGACAAAGGCAAAGATTAGCGATCGCTCGCGCCCTGCTGCAAAATCCCGAAATTTTGATTTTAGATGAAGCCACCAGCGCTTTAGATACCGTTTCCGAACGCTTAGTACAAGCTGCACTCGACGATCTGAGTCGCGATCGCACAACCCTGGTAATTGCTCACCGCCTTTCCACAGTCCAAAAAGCCGATCAAATTGCCGTTTTAGATCAAGGACAGGTGGTAGAAGTGGGAACCCATGAAGCACTTTTACAAAAAGGTGGTTACTATTCACGCCTCTACTCAATGCAATTTGCCGATCAGACTGAAGTTTCCACCAAAACTAATCCCAGCTTTAACCGCATTTCTCACGAACTGCGTACAAGGCTTAATTCAATGATTGGTTTCCTGGGACTATTAGTTGACGATCTAGTAGACAATTCCCAAGAACGGCAGGAATTAATTGACCAATCATACAACTCAGCTTTAAGAGTTCTCAACGCCATCGATCTCTTCAGCGATGTAGTTAACCTGAAAATTAACTGGCAGTTATCGTCAGATATAGACCAAAATCAAGATGAACATAACCAGTATCAAAACTTTAGTCATATCTCAGATGAGTTTCGCACGCGTCTCTATCCTCTGATTAGCTCTCTGCACTTGTTGGTCGATAAATTAGAATCCGAACCCCAAAAACAAAATCTATTAATTGCAGAATCTTATCAATCTGCTATTTACCTATTAGATATATTAAAAGTTTTTGAAAATAAAATTTAA
- a CDS encoding glycosyltransferase: MKLIHTTSWYFPDTSADAEVYLDSLLHGLQVHGLESIVAAPKQGTEEDTYEYNGISVYRYPVFPNPSKIQVHKQLPHGGFETFANWLENNRADVYHQHSWRFDCGLHHLALARQLGMATVVTVHIPEPICLRGTMMRWGEEPCNGLIDSVNCSQCLGVAKQVSPWMLKALGQVPLDVGIAAETKLLTSKNFKLRLLGKTLGIPTLVSQHRRNLMQLAKLADRIVVTSNWQYNAFVANKVPPEKLTVSRQGVANTFKREVTPNKLQNSTLKIGFLGAGKKLKGYKF, from the coding sequence ATGAAGCTAATCCATACAACTAGCTGGTATTTTCCAGATACATCAGCCGATGCTGAAGTATACTTAGATTCACTACTGCATGGCTTACAAGTACATGGACTAGAAAGTATTGTTGCTGCTCCTAAACAGGGTACAGAAGAAGATACCTACGAATACAATGGCATCTCAGTTTATCGTTATCCTGTTTTTCCCAACCCCAGCAAGATACAGGTACACAAGCAGCTACCCCACGGCGGCTTTGAAACTTTTGCTAATTGGCTAGAAAACAATCGAGCCGATGTCTACCATCAACACTCATGGCGATTTGACTGCGGTTTACATCATCTTGCTCTCGCCCGCCAGTTAGGGATGGCTACTGTAGTCACCGTCCACATACCTGAGCCTATATGTCTGCGTGGTACGATGATGCGCTGGGGTGAAGAACCTTGCAATGGGTTGATTGACTCTGTTAATTGTAGTCAATGTTTGGGAGTAGCAAAGCAAGTATCGCCTTGGATGCTCAAGGCTTTAGGTCAAGTTCCCTTAGATGTTGGCATCGCAGCAGAAACAAAATTACTTACCTCTAAAAATTTCAAGCTGCGTCTACTTGGTAAAACTCTTGGTATTCCTACCCTAGTGTCTCAACATAGACGGAATTTGATGCAACTAGCAAAACTAGCCGATCGCATTGTTGTAACGAGTAATTGGCAATACAATGCTTTTGTTGCAAACAAGGTTCCTCCCGAAAAACTTACTGTCTCTCGCCAAGGTGTTGCTAACACTTTTAAACGTGAAGTAACACCAAACAAACTACAAAACTCTACATTAAAAATTGGCTTTTTGGGCGCTGGCAAGAAACTAAAGGGGTACAAGTTTTAG
- a CDS encoding Npun_R2821/Npun_R2822 family protein: MIDGIYTLANDVVYDQLVALLNSIEANAGREIPVCVIPYNDQLEKVKAEIASRDNVTLFENSDSIAYWEDFGSRIWKAHPRALKLWREYGLPDNYRIERHRKLCCLDGPFDKYIFFDGDTLLMKSLDDVYQKLDEYDWITNDFQYRSDLNYIFNWKEDKLAEIFPIEDIRNQIFCSGWFASKKGVFNDANLANLLANLEAGEADALAWADSDQTVLNYLVLRSGISYYNYAYHGKATGCHWTSKFDVVDNILYDQGQKLTYLHYMSVSSSAFTRLCGGEDVDIAYRDVFLYYRYLKSPEKRPQSFKRPSKLTLLQKSTSSFIQQRINNIKLKYRNFKHRIAQ; the protein is encoded by the coding sequence ATGATTGATGGTATTTACACCTTAGCGAATGATGTTGTCTATGACCAACTAGTTGCTTTGCTCAACAGCATAGAAGCTAATGCTGGTAGAGAAATTCCTGTTTGTGTAATTCCATATAATGACCAGCTAGAGAAAGTAAAGGCAGAAATTGCATCTAGAGATAATGTTACTTTGTTTGAAAATTCTGATTCTATAGCTTATTGGGAGGACTTTGGCTCTCGGATCTGGAAAGCTCACCCAAGGGCGTTAAAGCTATGGCGAGAATATGGTTTGCCAGATAATTATCGCATAGAAAGACATCGAAAGCTCTGCTGTCTAGATGGCCCATTTGACAAGTATATCTTCTTTGATGGAGATACCTTGTTGATGAAATCACTCGATGATGTTTATCAAAAGTTGGATGAATATGATTGGATTACAAATGACTTTCAATATAGATCCGATTTGAATTATATTTTCAACTGGAAAGAAGATAAGCTAGCAGAGATTTTTCCTATAGAAGATATTAGGAATCAAATTTTTTGTTCTGGTTGGTTTGCTTCTAAAAAAGGTGTTTTTAATGATGCTAATTTAGCAAATCTACTAGCAAACTTAGAAGCAGGTGAAGCTGATGCACTGGCATGGGCAGATTCCGATCAAACAGTTCTCAACTATTTAGTTTTACGTAGTGGAATTTCTTACTACAATTACGCCTATCACGGTAAAGCGACTGGTTGCCATTGGACTTCTAAATTTGATGTTGTAGATAATATTCTTTACGACCAAGGGCAGAAATTGACATACTTACACTATATGAGTGTATCTTCTTCAGCTTTTACGAGGCTTTGTGGGGGTGAAGATGTTGATATTGCTTACCGCGATGTTTTCTTATATTATCGCTATTTAAAATCACCTGAAAAACGTCCTCAAAGCTTTAAGCGCCCAAGCAAGCTAACACTTCTCCAAAAGTCCACTAGTAGCTTTATTCAGCAAAGAATAAACAATATTAAGCTAAAGTATCGCAACTTCAAGCATAGAATTGCTCAATAA